One Ficedula albicollis isolate OC2 chromosome 26, FicAlb1.5, whole genome shotgun sequence DNA segment encodes these proteins:
- the LOC101820964 gene encoding probable E3 ubiquitin-protein ligase makorin-1: MASGPSRIEASCVRPLCRNFARGFCRRGHSCRFSHDRKSAQVCRYFQSGFCRYGEQCSYQHTQEEPAAVGTQCGLMPCSQEPGTEPTATDQDQGGAQCTSAHPAHSMMCVACKLPKGEAEVEEKDKNIPALGNVPCGAISGEFVATKAQAASDSQPQGPALDLDSSDPREAVLETATWTDPAKVPAEPGAVAAQVTAAALRAQSEAVVCGICMDRVYEKALPEERLFGILPNCSHAYCVGCIRKWRRSRDFQSAVVKACPECRITSNYYIPHKYWISDVDEKEKLIRSFKAQTGKIRCRFFVRGHCPFRSECIYLHELPAQQPRRQPRRRQRRQRGGGGRQPRRRQRRQRPRMLAVLIPSSSESSDEELDTLDWALTVALLEEEYPDRERERQMFLREIFLTLFSDSD; this comes from the exons ATGGCATCTGGTCCGTCAAGGATCGAGGCGAGCTGCGTGAGACCCCTGTGCAG GAATTTTGCCCGTGGATTCTGTCGGCGGGGCCACAGCTGCCGCTTCTCACATGACAGAAAATCAGCCCAGGTCTGCAGGTACTTCCAGAGTGGGTTTTGCCGTTATGGAGAGCAGTGCAG CTACCAGCACACCCAGGAGGAACCAGCAGCAGTAGGGACCCAATGTGGTCTGatgccctgcagccaggagcctgGCACTGAGCCCACAGCCACGGACCAGGACCAGGGGGGAGCCCAGTGCACCTCGGCCCACCCTGCCCACAGCATGATGTGTGTGGCCTGCAAGCTCCCCAAAGGGGAGGCAGAAGTGGAAGAGAAAGACAAGAACATCCCAGCACTTGGTAACGTCCCCTGTGGAGCCATCAGTGGAGAATTTGTTGCCACAAAAGCTCAGGCTGCCTCAG ACTCCCAGCCCCAAGGGCCAGCACTGGACCTGGACTCTTCTGACCCCAGAGAGGCAGTTTTGGAGACAGCGACATGGACTGACCCTGCTAAG gtccctgcagagccaggtgcTGTGGCAGCCCAGGTCACCGCGGCGGCGCTGAGAGCCCAGAGCGAGGCTGTGGTGTGTGGGATCTGCATGGACAGGGTGTACGAGAAGGCGCTGCCAGAGGAGCGGCTCTTTGGGATCCTCCCGAACTGCAGCCACGCATACTGCGTGGGGTGCATCCGCAAGTGGCGGCGCAGCCGCGACTTCCAGAGCGCCGTCGTAAA GGCCTGCCCAGAGTGCCGGATCACCTCCAATTACTACATCCCCCACAAATACTGGATCTCAGATGTGGATGAGAAGGAGAAGCTCATCAGATCCTTCAAGGCTCAGACAGG AAAGATCAGGTGCAGATTCTTCGTGCGTGGCCATTGCCCTTTCAGATCAGAGTGCATCTACCTGCACgagctgcctgcccagcagccacGACGGCAGCCACGACGGCGGCAGCGacggcagcgggggggggggggccgccagCCACGACGGCGGCAGCGACGGCAGCGGCCGAGGATGCTCGCG gtgctcaTCCCTTCTTCCTCGGAGAGCTCGGATGAGGAGTTGGACACGCTCGACTGGGCTCTTACTGTGGCCTTGCTGGAGGAAGAATATCCCGACAGAGAACGTGAACGTCAGATGTTTCTCAGAGAGATATTTCTGACACTCTTCAGCGATTCCGACTGA
- the PPARD gene encoding peroxisome proliferator-activated receptor delta isoform X1, producing MEQLQEEVPEVKEEEEEEAVMVARGASDPTGGPDSSLPSSSYTDLSQSSSPSLSDQLQMCCEEAALGALNVECRVCGDKASGFHYGVHACEGCKGFFRRTIRMKLEYEKCERSCKIQKKNRNKCQYCRFQKCLSLGMSHNAIRFGRMPEAEKRKLVAGLTASEISCQNPQVADLKAFSKHIYNAYLKNFNMTKKKARGILTGKASSTPQPFVIHDMDTLWQAEKGLVWKQLVNGIPPYKEIGVHVFYRCQCTTVETVRELTEFAKSIPSFIGLYLNDQVTLLKYGVHEAIFAMLASIMNKDGLLVANGNGFVTREFLRSLRKPFSEIMEPKFEFAVKFNALELDDSDLSLFVAAIILCGDRPGLMNVKQVEDIQDNILRALEFHLQSNHPDAQYLFPKLLQKMADLRQLVTEHAQLVQKIKKTETETSLHPLLQEIYKDMY from the exons ATGGAACAACTACAGGAGGAAGTACCTGAGGtcaaggaagaggaagaggaagaggcagTGATGGTGGCAAGGGGAGCTTCAGACCCAACTGGAGGACCAGACAGCTCGCTGCCTTCAAGCAGCTACACAG acCTGTCACAGAGCTCCTCTCCCTCGCTGTCGGACCAGCTGCAGATGTGCTGCGAGGAGGCGGCGCTGGGAGCGCTGAACGTGGAGTGCAGGGTCTGCGGAGACAAAGCCTCGGGCTTCCACTACGGCGTGCACGCCTGCGAGGGCTGCAAG gggTTCTTCCGCCGGACGATCCGCATGAAGCTGGAGTACGAGAAGTGTGAGAGGAGCTGCAAGATTCAGAAAAAGAACCGAAATAAGTGCCAGTACTGCCGCTTCCAGAAATGCCTCTCGCTGGGCATGTCACACAATG CAATCCGCTTCGGGCGCATGCCAGAGGCAGAGAAGAGGAAGCTGGTGGCAGGGCTGACGGCGAGCGAGATCAGCTGCCAGAACCCACAGGTGGCTGATCTGAAAGCTTTCTCCAAGCACATCTACAATGCCTACCTGAAGAATTTCAACATGACCAAAAAGAAGGCAAGAGGTATCCTGACCGGGAaggccagcagcacccca CAGCCTTTTGTGATCCATGACATGGACACCTTGTGGCAGGCGGAGAAGGGGCTGGTGTGGAAGCAGCTGGTGAATGGCATCCCCCCCTACAAGGAGATCGGGGTGCACGTCTTCTACCGCTGCCAGTGCACCACGGTGGAGACGGTGCGGGAGCTCACCGAGTTCGCCAAGAGCATCCCCAGCTTCATCGGCCTCTACCTGAACGACCAGGTGACCCTGCTCAAGTACGGGGTGCACGAGGCCATCTTCGCCATGCTGGCCTCCATCATGAACAAGGACGGGCTGCTGGTGGCCAACGGCAACGGCTTCGTGACCCGCGAGTTCCTGCGCAGCCTGCGCAAGCCCTTCAGTGAGATCATGGAGCCCAAGTTTGAGTTTGCTGTGAAGTTCAACGCGCTGGAGCTGGATGACAGTGACCTGTCCCTGTTTGTGGCTGCCATCATCCTGTGCGGAG ACCGCCCTGGCCTGATGAACGTGAAGCAGGTGGAGGACATCCAAGACAACATCCTGCGAGCGCTGGAGTTCCACCTGCAGTCCAACCACCCGGATGCCCAGTACCTCttccccaaactgctgcagaagaTGGCTGACCTGCGACAGCTGGTGACAGAGCACGCCCAGCTGGTGCAGAAGATCAagaagacagagacagagacatcTCTGCACCCACTTCTGCAGGAGATCTACAAGGACATGTACTGA
- the PPARD gene encoding peroxisome proliferator-activated receptor delta isoform X2: MEQLQEEVPEVKEEEEEEAVMVARGASDPTGGPDSSLPSSSYTDLSQSSSPSLSDQLQMCCEEAALGALNVECRVCGDKASGFHYGVHACEGCKGFFRRTIRMKLEYEKCERSCKIQKKNRNKCQYCRFQKCLSLGMSHNAIRFGRMPEAEKRKLVAGLTASEISCQNPQVADLKAFSKHIYNAYLKNFNMTKKKARGILTGKASSTPPFVIHDMDTLWQAEKGLVWKQLVNGIPPYKEIGVHVFYRCQCTTVETVRELTEFAKSIPSFIGLYLNDQVTLLKYGVHEAIFAMLASIMNKDGLLVANGNGFVTREFLRSLRKPFSEIMEPKFEFAVKFNALELDDSDLSLFVAAIILCGDRPGLMNVKQVEDIQDNILRALEFHLQSNHPDAQYLFPKLLQKMADLRQLVTEHAQLVQKIKKTETETSLHPLLQEIYKDMY; this comes from the exons ATGGAACAACTACAGGAGGAAGTACCTGAGGtcaaggaagaggaagaggaagaggcagTGATGGTGGCAAGGGGAGCTTCAGACCCAACTGGAGGACCAGACAGCTCGCTGCCTTCAAGCAGCTACACAG acCTGTCACAGAGCTCCTCTCCCTCGCTGTCGGACCAGCTGCAGATGTGCTGCGAGGAGGCGGCGCTGGGAGCGCTGAACGTGGAGTGCAGGGTCTGCGGAGACAAAGCCTCGGGCTTCCACTACGGCGTGCACGCCTGCGAGGGCTGCAAG gggTTCTTCCGCCGGACGATCCGCATGAAGCTGGAGTACGAGAAGTGTGAGAGGAGCTGCAAGATTCAGAAAAAGAACCGAAATAAGTGCCAGTACTGCCGCTTCCAGAAATGCCTCTCGCTGGGCATGTCACACAATG CAATCCGCTTCGGGCGCATGCCAGAGGCAGAGAAGAGGAAGCTGGTGGCAGGGCTGACGGCGAGCGAGATCAGCTGCCAGAACCCACAGGTGGCTGATCTGAAAGCTTTCTCCAAGCACATCTACAATGCCTACCTGAAGAATTTCAACATGACCAAAAAGAAGGCAAGAGGTATCCTGACCGGGAaggccagcagcacccca CCTTTTGTGATCCATGACATGGACACCTTGTGGCAGGCGGAGAAGGGGCTGGTGTGGAAGCAGCTGGTGAATGGCATCCCCCCCTACAAGGAGATCGGGGTGCACGTCTTCTACCGCTGCCAGTGCACCACGGTGGAGACGGTGCGGGAGCTCACCGAGTTCGCCAAGAGCATCCCCAGCTTCATCGGCCTCTACCTGAACGACCAGGTGACCCTGCTCAAGTACGGGGTGCACGAGGCCATCTTCGCCATGCTGGCCTCCATCATGAACAAGGACGGGCTGCTGGTGGCCAACGGCAACGGCTTCGTGACCCGCGAGTTCCTGCGCAGCCTGCGCAAGCCCTTCAGTGAGATCATGGAGCCCAAGTTTGAGTTTGCTGTGAAGTTCAACGCGCTGGAGCTGGATGACAGTGACCTGTCCCTGTTTGTGGCTGCCATCATCCTGTGCGGAG ACCGCCCTGGCCTGATGAACGTGAAGCAGGTGGAGGACATCCAAGACAACATCCTGCGAGCGCTGGAGTTCCACCTGCAGTCCAACCACCCGGATGCCCAGTACCTCttccccaaactgctgcagaagaTGGCTGACCTGCGACAGCTGGTGACAGAGCACGCCCAGCTGGTGCAGAAGATCAagaagacagagacagagacatcTCTGCACCCACTTCTGCAGGAGATCTACAAGGACATGTACTGA
- the PPARD gene encoding peroxisome proliferator-activated receptor delta isoform X3, whose amino-acid sequence MVARGASDPTGGPDSSLPSSSYTDLSQSSSPSLSDQLQMCCEEAALGALNVECRVCGDKASGFHYGVHACEGCKGFFRRTIRMKLEYEKCERSCKIQKKNRNKCQYCRFQKCLSLGMSHNAIRFGRMPEAEKRKLVAGLTASEISCQNPQVADLKAFSKHIYNAYLKNFNMTKKKARGILTGKASSTPQPFVIHDMDTLWQAEKGLVWKQLVNGIPPYKEIGVHVFYRCQCTTVETVRELTEFAKSIPSFIGLYLNDQVTLLKYGVHEAIFAMLASIMNKDGLLVANGNGFVTREFLRSLRKPFSEIMEPKFEFAVKFNALELDDSDLSLFVAAIILCGDRPGLMNVKQVEDIQDNILRALEFHLQSNHPDAQYLFPKLLQKMADLRQLVTEHAQLVQKIKKTETETSLHPLLQEIYKDMY is encoded by the exons ATGGTGGCAAGGGGAGCTTCAGACCCAACTGGAGGACCAGACAGCTCGCTGCCTTCAAGCAGCTACACAG acCTGTCACAGAGCTCCTCTCCCTCGCTGTCGGACCAGCTGCAGATGTGCTGCGAGGAGGCGGCGCTGGGAGCGCTGAACGTGGAGTGCAGGGTCTGCGGAGACAAAGCCTCGGGCTTCCACTACGGCGTGCACGCCTGCGAGGGCTGCAAG gggTTCTTCCGCCGGACGATCCGCATGAAGCTGGAGTACGAGAAGTGTGAGAGGAGCTGCAAGATTCAGAAAAAGAACCGAAATAAGTGCCAGTACTGCCGCTTCCAGAAATGCCTCTCGCTGGGCATGTCACACAATG CAATCCGCTTCGGGCGCATGCCAGAGGCAGAGAAGAGGAAGCTGGTGGCAGGGCTGACGGCGAGCGAGATCAGCTGCCAGAACCCACAGGTGGCTGATCTGAAAGCTTTCTCCAAGCACATCTACAATGCCTACCTGAAGAATTTCAACATGACCAAAAAGAAGGCAAGAGGTATCCTGACCGGGAaggccagcagcacccca CAGCCTTTTGTGATCCATGACATGGACACCTTGTGGCAGGCGGAGAAGGGGCTGGTGTGGAAGCAGCTGGTGAATGGCATCCCCCCCTACAAGGAGATCGGGGTGCACGTCTTCTACCGCTGCCAGTGCACCACGGTGGAGACGGTGCGGGAGCTCACCGAGTTCGCCAAGAGCATCCCCAGCTTCATCGGCCTCTACCTGAACGACCAGGTGACCCTGCTCAAGTACGGGGTGCACGAGGCCATCTTCGCCATGCTGGCCTCCATCATGAACAAGGACGGGCTGCTGGTGGCCAACGGCAACGGCTTCGTGACCCGCGAGTTCCTGCGCAGCCTGCGCAAGCCCTTCAGTGAGATCATGGAGCCCAAGTTTGAGTTTGCTGTGAAGTTCAACGCGCTGGAGCTGGATGACAGTGACCTGTCCCTGTTTGTGGCTGCCATCATCCTGTGCGGAG ACCGCCCTGGCCTGATGAACGTGAAGCAGGTGGAGGACATCCAAGACAACATCCTGCGAGCGCTGGAGTTCCACCTGCAGTCCAACCACCCGGATGCCCAGTACCTCttccccaaactgctgcagaagaTGGCTGACCTGCGACAGCTGGTGACAGAGCACGCCCAGCTGGTGCAGAAGATCAagaagacagagacagagacatcTCTGCACCCACTTCTGCAGGAGATCTACAAGGACATGTACTGA